A region of Etheostoma cragini isolate CJK2018 chromosome 24, CSU_Ecrag_1.0, whole genome shotgun sequence DNA encodes the following proteins:
- the LOC117939639 gene encoding cyclin-T2-like, translating into MAVHRGPSTKWLFTREQLENTPSRRGGIEADRELSYRQQAANLIQDIGQRLNVSQLIINTAIVYMHRFYMIHSFSKFHRNVISQTTLFLAAKVEEQPRKLEHVIKIAHACTNPQEPAIDTKSNAFQQQTQELVALETIVLQTLGFEITVDHPHTDVVKCSQLVRASKDLAQTSYFMATNRLLSCSPYCTVMAHYSFLSCRAPLPVSNALFAPGTPGTPSVGKYRPGCCVRCIVQGLCVGT; encoded by the exons ATGGCGGTGCACCGGGGACCCTCTACGAAATGGCTCTTCACCCGGGAGCAGCTCGAAAACACGCCGTCTCGACGCGGTGGAATAGAGGCCGACAGGGAGCTTTCTTACAGGCAGCAAGCCGCCAACTTAATCCAAGATATAGGCCAGAGACTCAACGT CTCTCAACTGATTATCAACACTGCTATAGTATATATGCATAGGTTTTATATGATTCACTCTTTCAGCAAATTCCATAGAAAT gTTATTTCTCAGACGACGTTGTTTCTGGCAGCAAAAGTTGAGGAGCAGCCCAGAAAGCTGGAGCATGTCATTAAAATAGCCCATGCCTGCACTAACCCACAAGAGCCTGCCATAGACACTAAGAGCAAC GCATTCCAGCAGCAGACACAAGAACTTGTAGCACTGGAAACAATAGTGCTGCAAACGCTTG GTTTTGAAATAACAGTTGATCATCCACACACAGATGTTGTAAAGTGTTCCCAGCTAGTACGAG caAGCAAGGATTTGGCACAGACTTCCTATTTCATGGCTACCAACAGGTTATTATCCTGTTCACCTTATTGCACTGTAATGGCACACTATAGCTTCCTGTCCTGCAGGGCCCCCCTTCCTGTGTCCAACGCCCTGTTTGCGCCTGGAACCCCGGGAACCCCCAGTGTGGGGAAGTACCGACCAGGCTGCTGTGTGCGGTGTATTGTACAAGGGCTCTGTGTTGGCACATAG